A stretch of the Cryptosporangium minutisporangium genome encodes the following:
- a CDS encoding FAD-dependent monooxygenase, which translates to MSTPGLSIGVIGGGIGGLSAALSLRAAGFDVHVYEQASALGEVGAGVQVSPNASRILHRLGLGPALARTGVEPLAMHQRRWDDGRTLLRTPLAERLRARFGFPHYQMHRADLLAALAAALPAERIHLGHRLVDVVDHGDVVEARFAGGQRAEVDVLVGADGIHSPVRAALFGPTQPRFTGCVAYRGLVPAERLEHLSLEVTAQIWMGPGRHFVHYFVAGRRLVNFVAVVEQDSWTRESWTDAGDVADALAAFDGWHPQLREILKAVDGTFVWALFDRAPLDRWSSGRVTLLGDACHPMLPFMAQGAAMAIEDGATLAACLADAGAAGSAADPAEALRRYEQLRLPRTARLQAMSAENKTRFHLPDGSDQHQRDALMAAGRTDFSFDAVAWIYEHDAGVL; encoded by the coding sequence ATGAGCACGCCGGGATTGTCGATCGGGGTCATCGGCGGGGGGATCGGCGGTCTGAGCGCGGCGTTGTCCCTGCGGGCGGCGGGCTTCGACGTGCACGTGTACGAGCAGGCGTCCGCGCTGGGTGAGGTGGGTGCCGGCGTCCAGGTCAGCCCGAACGCCTCCCGCATCCTGCACCGCCTGGGGCTGGGTCCCGCGCTCGCACGCACCGGCGTCGAACCGCTGGCCATGCACCAGCGTCGCTGGGACGACGGCCGGACGCTCCTGCGTACGCCCCTGGCCGAGCGGCTTCGAGCCCGATTCGGCTTTCCGCACTACCAGATGCACCGCGCGGACCTGCTCGCCGCGCTCGCGGCTGCGCTGCCCGCCGAGCGGATCCACCTCGGACACCGGCTGGTCGACGTCGTCGACCACGGCGACGTCGTGGAGGCGCGATTCGCCGGCGGGCAACGGGCCGAGGTCGACGTGCTGGTGGGCGCCGACGGCATCCACTCCCCCGTCCGTGCCGCGCTGTTCGGACCCACCCAGCCCCGGTTCACCGGCTGCGTCGCCTACCGCGGGCTGGTCCCGGCCGAGCGGCTCGAGCACCTCTCGCTGGAGGTCACCGCGCAGATCTGGATGGGGCCCGGCCGGCACTTCGTGCACTACTTCGTCGCCGGTCGGCGGCTCGTCAACTTCGTCGCGGTCGTCGAACAGGACAGCTGGACCCGGGAGTCCTGGACCGACGCCGGCGACGTCGCCGACGCGCTCGCCGCGTTCGACGGCTGGCACCCGCAGCTGCGGGAGATTCTGAAGGCCGTCGACGGGACGTTCGTCTGGGCGTTGTTCGACCGGGCGCCGCTCGACCGGTGGTCCAGCGGCCGGGTGACGCTGCTCGGCGACGCCTGCCACCCGATGCTGCCATTCATGGCGCAGGGCGCGGCCATGGCGATCGAGGACGGCGCCACGCTCGCCGCGTGCCTGGCCGACGCGGGAGCCGCCGGAAGCGCCGCGGACCCGGCCGAGGCGTTACGCCGGTACGAGCAACTCCGGCTCCCCCGCACCGCACGCCTGCAGGCGATGTCGGCGGAGAACAAGACACGCTTCCACCTGCCCGACGGGTCCGACCAGCACCAGCGCGACGCGCTGATGGCCGCCGGCCGGACGGACTTCTCCTTCGACGCGGTGGCCTGGATCTACGAACACGACGCCGGCGTGCTCTGA
- a CDS encoding YafY family protein, whose amino-acid sequence MQETSGRLLRLLSLLQSRRDWTSAELAARLEVTARTIRKDVERLRGLGYPVDARPGVAGGYRLGTGAALPPLLLDDEEAVAVVVGLRTAAGGSVAGIEETSVRALAKVHQVLPARLRHRAAAFREFALPMPVSGPRVDSAVLTTIAGACRDHERLRFDYRSHDGTETRRDVEPYRLVHDRSRWYLVAWDTDRADWRTFRADRITPRTPGGPRFTPRALPPDAEITAAVARSVGAAPWHYRARVIVHAPAEYVRDRIPVPVDVQPLGPDRCEFTPGSDNPQRLAHYLGLLDADFTVVDGPELVEAVGRLAERYRRAITPDDPPSARPGLPAH is encoded by the coding sequence ATGCAAGAAACTTCCGGACGCCTGCTGCGGTTGCTGTCGCTCTTGCAGAGCCGTCGTGACTGGACCTCGGCGGAGCTCGCGGCGCGGCTCGAGGTGACTGCGCGGACGATCCGTAAGGACGTCGAGCGCCTGCGCGGCCTCGGCTACCCGGTGGACGCCCGCCCCGGGGTGGCCGGCGGCTACCGACTGGGCACCGGTGCCGCCCTGCCGCCACTGCTGCTCGACGACGAGGAGGCCGTCGCCGTCGTCGTCGGACTACGTACCGCCGCGGGCGGCTCGGTCGCCGGGATCGAGGAGACCTCGGTGCGAGCACTGGCCAAGGTGCACCAAGTGCTGCCGGCGCGGCTGCGTCACCGGGCCGCGGCCTTCCGGGAGTTCGCGCTGCCGATGCCCGTGTCCGGCCCGCGGGTCGACTCGGCGGTGCTCACGACGATCGCCGGCGCCTGCCGTGACCACGAGCGGCTCCGCTTCGACTACCGGTCGCACGACGGCACCGAGACCCGGCGGGACGTCGAGCCGTACCGCCTCGTCCACGACCGCAGCCGCTGGTACCTGGTGGCCTGGGACACCGATCGGGCGGACTGGCGGACGTTCCGCGCCGACCGGATCACGCCCCGCACGCCGGGCGGCCCGCGCTTCACCCCGCGGGCGCTGCCGCCGGACGCGGAGATCACCGCCGCCGTGGCCCGGAGCGTTGGCGCGGCGCCCTGGCACTACCGGGCCCGGGTGATCGTGCACGCGCCCGCGGAGTACGTCCGGGATCGCATTCCGGTACCGGTCGACGTGCAGCCACTCGGCCCGGACCGGTGCGAGTTCACGCCCGGCTCGGACAACCCGCAGCGGCTCGCGCACTACCTCGGTCTGCTCGACGCGGACTTCACGGTCGTGGACGGTCCCGAGCTCGTCGAGGCGGTCGGCCGGCTCGCCGAGCGCTACCGCCGCGCGATCACTCCCGACGACCCACCGAGCGCCCGGC
- a CDS encoding epoxide hydrolase family protein — protein sequence MSEAVRPFRIAVPQSDLDDLHARLAGARWPAESPGEGSTRGVSLAHLRELADHWRTTYDWRAAEAELNRYPQFVTEVEGQRIHFLHVRSARPDATALMLTHGYPSSPAEFLDLIELLTADFHLVVPSLPGYGFSTPLSGAGWTLSRTARAWAEIMRRLGYPRYGVHGGDIGAGVSGAVAAIDGDHVLGIHVVTEPLTAAATATFIPGMADNLDESDPVDKLILDRMAAFRDEGSGYLAIQNSRPQTIAYGLSDSPVFQLAWIADSFEAWTQLPVDRDRLLTNVSLYWFTGAGSGAAHTLYDQAHSSDWGGPVSAPQGFAVFGADETVRRLVPAPEGTHWTEFAHGGHFPALEAPADLAADLRAFFGPLS from the coding sequence ATGAGCGAGGCCGTCCGACCGTTCCGAATCGCTGTTCCGCAGTCCGACCTCGACGACCTGCATGCGCGCCTCGCGGGCGCCCGCTGGCCCGCCGAGTCGCCCGGCGAGGGCTCCACCCGGGGAGTGTCGCTGGCCCACCTCCGGGAGCTGGCCGACCACTGGCGGACGACGTACGACTGGCGGGCCGCGGAGGCCGAGCTGAACCGCTATCCACAGTTCGTCACCGAGGTCGAGGGCCAGCGCATCCACTTCCTGCACGTGCGGTCGGCGCGTCCGGACGCCACCGCGCTGATGCTCACGCACGGGTATCCGAGCTCCCCCGCCGAGTTCCTGGACCTGATCGAGTTATTGACCGCGGACTTCCACCTGGTCGTGCCGTCGCTGCCGGGGTACGGCTTCTCGACACCGCTGTCCGGAGCGGGCTGGACGTTGAGCCGGACCGCGCGGGCGTGGGCGGAGATCATGCGCCGGCTGGGCTACCCGCGCTACGGGGTGCACGGCGGGGACATCGGCGCCGGCGTCTCCGGCGCGGTCGCGGCGATCGACGGTGACCACGTGCTCGGCATCCACGTGGTGACCGAGCCGTTGACGGCTGCGGCCACCGCGACGTTCATCCCGGGAATGGCCGACAACCTCGACGAGTCCGACCCCGTCGACAAGCTGATCCTGGACCGGATGGCCGCGTTCCGCGACGAGGGCTCGGGCTACCTGGCCATCCAGAACAGCCGCCCGCAGACGATCGCTTACGGGCTCAGCGATTCGCCGGTGTTCCAGCTCGCCTGGATCGCCGACAGCTTCGAGGCGTGGACGCAGCTGCCGGTTGACCGCGATCGGCTGCTGACCAACGTCAGCCTGTACTGGTTCACCGGTGCGGGGTCGGGCGCCGCGCACACGCTCTACGACCAGGCGCACTCGTCGGACTGGGGCGGGCCCGTGTCGGCGCCGCAGGGGTTCGCGGTCTTCGGTGCCGACGAGACGGTCCGGCGGCTCGTTCCCGCCCCCGAGGGGACGCACTGGACCGAGTTCGCCCACGGCGGGCACTTCCCGGCGCTGGAGGCACCGGCCGATCTCGCCGCCGACCTGCGGGCGTTCTTCGGGCCGCTGTCCTGA